One window of Eisenibacter elegans DSM 3317 genomic DNA carries:
- a CDS encoding ABC transporter permease, which translates to MKLWLNLILREFRLFWQNSVLRIIFLGAPLLYGLLLGAVYQKGTVNELPIIVIDEDQSPLSRQLIDMLQDTETLVVKQVLPQQALAAAQMPSYEAMIVIPSRFEADILYKRSPELMVEINTANILTANYASKAIQTVLATLNAGLSLETLKKQGKAEAVALQELQPIRVFYHRRYNESANYAFFLYPGILATVLQQVLLLGLALSFAAEWEHQRWQTMLLPLGKSAGYWWLVKVLPYLLMAGVIWLFYGILHLGFHIPLPQQLEFLSLAALLLMVAASGLGVAVSALIPNQLKATELLMVIATPSFVLSGFTYPLSQMPLWLQYVAQMIPLTPFLQIYRTMGIAGGTTAQASIAWQTLGAQALGYSLMAWLAIYLFQKKAKAQLLTSK; encoded by the coding sequence ATGAAGTTGTGGCTCAATCTTATCCTGAGAGAGTTTAGGCTCTTTTGGCAAAACAGTGTGTTGCGCATCATTTTCCTAGGTGCGCCCCTCCTCTATGGCCTATTGCTGGGGGCGGTCTATCAGAAGGGTACGGTCAATGAACTGCCCATTATTGTGATTGATGAGGACCAGTCGCCGCTAAGCCGGCAACTAATTGATATGTTGCAAGATACCGAAACACTTGTCGTAAAGCAGGTACTCCCACAGCAGGCTCTGGCTGCCGCCCAGATGCCGTCCTATGAGGCAATGATCGTCATTCCATCACGATTTGAAGCCGATATTTTGTATAAGCGCAGCCCCGAGTTAATGGTCGAAATCAATACGGCCAATATCTTGACAGCCAACTATGCCTCCAAGGCCATCCAAACAGTATTGGCCACACTCAATGCCGGGTTAAGCTTGGAAACACTCAAAAAACAAGGCAAGGCCGAGGCCGTAGCATTGCAGGAGTTGCAGCCAATCCGGGTGTTTTATCATCGCCGCTACAACGAAAGCGCCAATTATGCCTTTTTTCTCTATCCGGGAATTTTGGCCACTGTGCTCCAGCAGGTGCTCTTACTGGGGCTTGCCCTGAGTTTTGCAGCCGAATGGGAACACCAACGCTGGCAAACGATGCTTTTGCCCTTGGGCAAAAGTGCGGGTTATTGGTGGTTGGTCAAAGTCTTGCCTTATTTGCTAATGGCCGGCGTGATTTGGCTTTTTTATGGCATACTCCATCTCGGTTTTCATATTCCTCTACCCCAACAACTGGAATTCTTGAGCTTGGCAGCCCTCTTGCTGATGGTGGCGGCTTCGGGTCTAGGGGTGGCAGTGAGTGCTCTCATTCCCAACCAGCTCAAAGCCACAGAGTTGTTGATGGTCATTGCGACCCCAAGCTTTGTGTTGAGTGGATTTACCTATCCTTTGAGCCAAATGCCCCTGTGGCTACAGTATGTCGCACAAATGATTCCTCTTACCCCCTTCTTGCAGATTTATAGAACAATGGGCATCGCCGGCGGTACTACAGCCCAAGCAAGCATCGCCTGGCAAACACTTGGGGCTCAGGCGCTAGGATACAGCCTGATGGCTTGGCTGGCTATCTACCTATTTCAGAAGAAAGCAAAAGCACAGTTGCTCACTTCTAAGTAG
- a CDS encoding HlyD family secretion protein has protein sequence MNKLIVWCLALGLLLSACQPEQTPTFEGKVYREVISVAPKIAGRVAKIYVTEGMEVQAGDTLALLEIPEVEAKRQQVEGLWQAADAQYQMTHNGATQEQIKRAEAQHQAAKDQYEFARKTLKRLEALVTDSLIAPQAFDEATAKYQMAFAQWQAAAAGLAEVKQGVRTEMRQAALGQRTQVAGVQQEVAIAERERVLIAPEAMTIETITLHQGELALPGYALFRGYAQKTAYIRLSVPEAIAVKHQPGEQWTLTLPHTQESLQATTISIRPLPAYANISSAYPQYALSEALYEIKLRPMEAKALLTHQTVLWQP, from the coding sequence ATGAACAAGTTGATTGTCTGGTGTTTGGCATTAGGGCTGTTACTGTCTGCCTGCCAACCCGAACAAACACCGACCTTTGAAGGCAAAGTCTATCGAGAGGTCATCAGTGTTGCCCCAAAAATTGCTGGTCGTGTGGCCAAGATTTATGTAACCGAAGGGATGGAAGTACAGGCTGGCGATACGCTTGCCCTCCTCGAAATCCCAGAAGTTGAGGCCAAAAGACAACAGGTTGAGGGCTTGTGGCAAGCAGCCGATGCCCAGTACCAAATGACGCATAACGGTGCTACACAAGAGCAAATCAAGCGGGCAGAAGCCCAACACCAAGCCGCCAAAGATCAGTATGAGTTTGCACGCAAAACCCTCAAGCGCCTCGAAGCTTTGGTTACAGATTCACTTATTGCCCCCCAAGCGTTTGATGAAGCTACAGCCAAATACCAAATGGCCTTCGCCCAGTGGCAGGCTGCCGCTGCCGGCCTCGCCGAGGTCAAACAAGGGGTACGCACCGAAATGCGCCAAGCTGCCTTGGGGCAGCGTACACAAGTGGCCGGTGTACAGCAAGAAGTCGCCATTGCTGAACGCGAGCGTGTCTTGATTGCCCCAGAGGCGATGACCATCGAGACTATCACCCTACACCAAGGGGAGCTGGCCCTGCCTGGGTATGCCCTTTTCAGGGGCTATGCTCAAAAGACCGCCTACATCCGCCTTTCAGTACCAGAGGCCATAGCCGTAAAACACCAACCGGGCGAACAATGGACACTCACCCTGCCCCATACCCAAGAAAGCCTTCAGGCCACAACCATCAGCATCCGCCCGCTACCGGCCTATGCCAATATCAGCAGTGCCTATCCGCAATATGCGCTTAGTGAGGCCTTGTATGAAATCAAGCTGCGCCCTATGGAAGCAAAAGCCCTATTGACTCACCAAACCGTTTTGTGGCAACCATGA
- a CDS encoding TolC family protein, protein MNAFSGLSKRLAFCSFAALSLLCGSHWPVQAQQSLHDTEQWLVLQALQHNLSLQAQHHLQQQTHLAQQALRQRYLPRLEADALYGYFHTQIEADAPTRYLPLADALPEALMPIGLGMGIPAGTNLFEGASHFTTYGHAATAGLTAKILLFSGRQIPLASKTLVHKDKAERYALAAAEQALAEELLQHYEQLLLLHKSRVLLDESRKRLEKEQLRVQKAITQGLATPYERNKIEAALLQLESKEKTYEHQLSLLSQKISLLSGLPEAQIPIDTAQIAPLWASPFEIQLENRAEWQALEAQQEAYQAKVRMAKNFYLPKIQAFASYRYLGVFGQGLHTEAMLPGGQQAPISLHLDKLQARPALLVGIGLKWTLFDGLEEKHRIESAKINQESQALERQYKQQQLTLAYEKAWREHSLAQQLLTLKAKELDISQHNYLTASESYRIGLLSVSEWLTSEQEYQQASLAYQQAVIQQRAAARSYWRAAGYDLQQAFDF, encoded by the coding sequence ATGAATGCTTTTTCAGGCCTCTCCAAGAGGCTGGCCTTTTGTAGTTTTGCGGCATTATCCCTCCTGTGTGGGAGTCATTGGCCTGTGCAGGCGCAGCAATCTCTCCACGATACCGAGCAGTGGTTGGTTTTGCAGGCGCTCCAGCACAACCTAAGTTTGCAGGCTCAGCATCACCTTCAACAACAAACCCACTTAGCACAACAGGCACTCCGCCAGCGCTATCTTCCACGTTTGGAGGCCGATGCCTTGTATGGCTATTTTCATACCCAAATAGAGGCCGATGCACCCACCCGTTATCTTCCTTTGGCCGATGCCCTACCAGAAGCCTTGATGCCTATCGGCTTAGGGATGGGTATTCCCGCCGGGACAAACTTGTTTGAAGGTGCATCCCACTTTACTACCTATGGGCACGCCGCCACTGCCGGCCTTACGGCCAAGATACTGTTGTTCAGTGGCCGACAAATCCCCTTAGCAAGCAAGACCCTAGTTCATAAAGACAAGGCCGAGCGCTATGCCTTAGCCGCTGCCGAACAAGCTCTTGCCGAAGAATTGTTGCAGCATTATGAGCAACTCTTGCTCTTACACAAAAGTAGGGTGCTCTTGGACGAAAGCCGCAAACGTCTCGAAAAAGAACAGCTGCGTGTCCAAAAGGCCATCACCCAAGGGCTGGCCACCCCCTACGAACGCAATAAGATTGAGGCTGCGCTACTACAGCTCGAAAGCAAGGAAAAAACCTATGAACACCAGCTCAGCTTATTGTCCCAAAAAATAAGTCTTTTGAGTGGGCTACCCGAAGCCCAAATTCCCATAGATACAGCCCAAATAGCGCCTTTATGGGCCAGTCCATTTGAAATACAGCTCGAAAACAGGGCCGAATGGCAAGCCCTCGAAGCCCAACAAGAGGCCTATCAAGCCAAGGTGCGGATGGCCAAAAATTTTTATCTACCCAAAATACAGGCTTTTGCCAGCTATCGCTACCTAGGAGTTTTTGGCCAAGGACTGCATACAGAGGCTATGCTACCCGGCGGGCAACAAGCCCCCATCAGCCTACACCTCGACAAGCTACAGGCTCGCCCTGCACTCCTAGTGGGTATAGGGTTAAAATGGACACTGTTTGACGGCCTAGAGGAAAAGCACCGCATCGAAAGTGCCAAAATAAACCAAGAAAGTCAGGCTCTTGAACGCCAATACAAACAACAACAGCTCACCTTGGCCTACGAAAAAGCCTGGCGCGAACATAGCTTAGCACAACAGCTGTTGACACTAAAAGCCAAAGAACTAGACATAAGCCAACACAACTACCTGACGGCCAGCGAAAGCTACCGTATTGGGCTGCTCTCTGTGAGCGAATGGCTCACCAGCGAACAAGAGTACCAACAGGCCTCATTGGCCTATCAGCAGGCTGTCATACAACAGAGAGCTGCCGCACGAAGCTATTGGCGTGCTGCTGGTTATGACCTCCAGCAAGCCTTTGATTTCTAA
- a CDS encoding MarR family winged helix-turn-helix transcriptional regulator, translating to MNFSVEDLHGLLTGRTSVAISRRLLHNFKAQGLDLNQEQWAVMVALWEEDGQIQQALAEKTFKDKPSITRLLDKLEKQALVVRQDDPKDRRIKRILLTDKGKVLEKEATAMAQKTLDEALIGIDPEKILICREVLYLVYQNLRKD from the coding sequence ATGAATTTCAGCGTAGAGGATTTACACGGTCTTTTGACAGGCCGCACCTCGGTGGCTATCAGCCGCCGCCTTTTGCACAACTTCAAAGCCCAAGGTCTGGACCTTAACCAAGAACAGTGGGCTGTGATGGTGGCACTTTGGGAAGAAGATGGGCAGATACAACAGGCGCTGGCCGAGAAAACATTCAAAGACAAGCCGAGCATCACCCGACTGCTCGATAAGCTCGAAAAACAGGCGCTCGTTGTTCGGCAGGATGATCCCAAAGACAGACGCATCAAGCGTATTCTACTGACAGACAAGGGCAAAGTCTTAGAAAAAGAAGCTACAGCGATGGCACAAAAAACACTCGATGAAGCTCTTATAGGCATTGACCCTGAGAAAATCCTCATCTGCCGGGAGGTGTTGTATCTAGTCTATCAGAACTTGCGCAAGGACTGA
- the ald gene encoding alanine dehydrogenase has product MIIGVPKEIKNNENRVALTPAGVAELKRFNHTVYIQSSAGEGSGFVNEEYIQAGAEILATAEEVYAKAEMIIKVKEPIEQEYALIREGQLLFTYFHFASSEELTRAMIERKATCLAYETVTSADGSLPLLIPMSEVAGRMAVQQGAKYLEKPKKGRGVLLGGVPGVRAGNVLILGGGIVGTQAAKMAAGLGANVTIMDISLPRLRQLADIMPANVQTIMSNKFNIAEAVRQSDLIVGAVLIPGAKAPHLITRDMLKTMRPGTVVVDVAVDQGGCIETCKPTTHENPTYIIDDIVHYCVANMPGAVPYTSTLALTNATLPYAIQLANKGWKQACQDNVELREGLNIINGKVVYRAVAEAFELPFTPLAEVL; this is encoded by the coding sequence ATGATTATTGGCGTACCAAAAGAAATTAAGAATAACGAAAACCGTGTGGCCCTGACACCAGCCGGAGTAGCAGAATTGAAGCGCTTCAACCACACGGTATACATTCAGTCTAGCGCCGGCGAAGGCAGCGGGTTTGTGAATGAGGAGTATATCCAAGCAGGTGCCGAAATTTTGGCTACTGCCGAAGAGGTTTACGCCAAAGCCGAGATGATTATCAAGGTAAAAGAGCCTATTGAGCAAGAATACGCCCTAATCCGCGAAGGACAATTGTTATTCACCTACTTCCACTTCGCCTCTTCTGAAGAATTGACCCGCGCTATGATTGAGCGCAAAGCTACTTGCTTGGCTTACGAAACCGTAACCAGTGCCGACGGCTCGCTGCCTCTCTTGATTCCGATGTCGGAAGTAGCCGGACGTATGGCCGTACAGCAAGGTGCCAAATACCTCGAAAAACCCAAAAAAGGCCGTGGAGTATTGCTCGGTGGCGTACCGGGAGTACGCGCCGGTAATGTCCTCATCCTCGGAGGCGGGATTGTAGGAACACAAGCCGCCAAAATGGCCGCCGGCTTGGGTGCTAATGTAACTATTATGGACATCAGCCTGCCACGCCTACGCCAATTGGCCGACATTATGCCTGCCAACGTACAGACAATTATGTCGAATAAGTTCAATATCGCCGAGGCCGTCCGCCAATCCGATCTCATCGTAGGCGCAGTACTTATCCCAGGTGCCAAAGCCCCACACCTCATCACCCGCGATATGCTCAAGACAATGCGCCCCGGTACGGTAGTCGTAGACGTGGCCGTAGACCAAGGCGGGTGTATCGAGACTTGTAAGCCTACCACTCACGAGAATCCCACCTATATCATCGACGATATCGTACACTATTGCGTAGCCAATATGCCCGGAGCTGTACCTTATACGTCTACCTTGGCGCTTACCAACGCGACCCTACCTTATGCCATCCAGTTGGCCAACAAAGGTTGGAAACAAGCTTGCCAAGATAATGTGGAGCTACGCGAAGGCCTCAATATCATCAACGGCAAGGTGGTATACCGCGCCGTAGCCGAAGCCTTTGAGCTGCCCTTCACTCCACTTGCTGAAGTGTTGTAG
- a CDS encoding GIN domain-containing protein, whose amino-acid sequence MGDQSTSERTLLPFHTLRAIDGVEIVLRNDNDPTIHISGAQNLHNRLEAEVQNGILTLSDNSSCRPLRPGQGSRLRVSVGAKDLVRIEQLGFAPILTQDSVLFSQPRVEVYCEGTGDLDWHFVAQTINLRAKSVSRITWQGRVEELEIFVNHGLGKIFAQSLIAQHCNILHDYYNEVHLYPIRSLSATILESGTVYYHHRPQALQTDIRRSGRVIPAPGV is encoded by the coding sequence TTGGGAGACCAATCGACCAGCGAGCGTACCCTGTTGCCATTCCATACGCTGCGCGCTATCGATGGTGTAGAGATTGTGTTGCGCAATGACAACGACCCTACTATCCACATCAGTGGCGCTCAAAACCTCCACAACAGGCTGGAAGCCGAGGTACAAAATGGCATCTTGACCCTCTCCGACAACAGTAGCTGCCGCCCCTTACGCCCCGGCCAAGGTAGCCGCCTACGGGTAAGCGTGGGCGCAAAAGACCTTGTCCGCATCGAACAATTAGGCTTTGCGCCCATCCTGACCCAAGACAGCGTGTTGTTCAGTCAGCCTAGAGTAGAGGTATACTGCGAAGGAACCGGCGATTTGGACTGGCATTTCGTGGCTCAGACCATCAACCTGCGCGCCAAAAGTGTGTCTCGTATTACTTGGCAAGGGCGTGTAGAGGAGTTGGAGATTTTTGTAAATCACGGGCTGGGTAAAATCTTTGCCCAATCACTCATTGCCCAACACTGCAACATCCTCCACGACTACTACAATGAGGTTCATCTCTACCCCATACGCAGCCTCTCTGCAACCATCCTCGAAAGCGGTACAGTGTATTATCACCATCGCCCCCAAGCCCTCCAAACCGACATACGCCGCAGCGGGCGTGTCATACCCGCGCCAGGTGTATAA
- a CDS encoding acyloxyacyl hydrolase, whose translation MQSSFFWGGIWTLLVGSLSLWHTPLYAQRTKIIPYTLEASLSRGYLWNSQDNVRHLTSQAPSAVRLAAYRTTDGSADWHSSYRYPKFGLLMQYTDYNNPTLGRTLALIPVMEFTWVERPKSSLHFQIGSGLCYADNPFDLTDNEQNTMLGGALNAAMIFSITYQQRLSQQLSLRLGTELVHYSSGAYHLPNAGMNMHMFTAGLRYQPPRNPPLDRPAKSSTDLSKSSPWFVHTAAIGSAVSRTAGDPKRYAIFNLMIGAGKQLGQRSLLTTGVEYSHSQLHYAEMNARYNIGAIEQLSDFRRVALFVSHDWLVGPWALYTQVGWYVYHPFDAIDTALYQRLAIRYYPPKTGYRWFGHFGIKTHYGAAEAIELGLGYHWKKR comes from the coding sequence ATGCAATCATCTTTTTTTTGGGGAGGAATATGGACGCTATTAGTGGGTAGTTTATCCCTATGGCATACACCACTGTATGCCCAACGCACAAAAATCATTCCTTATACACTAGAAGCGAGCCTTAGTCGAGGGTATCTTTGGAACTCTCAAGACAATGTTCGGCACCTGACTTCCCAAGCCCCAAGCGCTGTCCGCCTGGCGGCCTATCGTACAACTGATGGCAGCGCCGATTGGCACAGCAGCTATCGATACCCCAAGTTTGGGCTGCTGATGCAATATACCGACTACAATAACCCTACTCTGGGGCGTACCTTGGCGCTTATTCCGGTGATGGAATTTACTTGGGTTGAACGCCCAAAAAGCAGTCTGCACTTTCAGATAGGTTCGGGACTGTGTTATGCCGACAACCCTTTTGACCTAACTGATAATGAACAGAATACGATGCTGGGAGGCGCACTCAATGCTGCAATGATTTTTTCTATCACTTACCAACAACGGCTTTCCCAACAGTTGTCGTTGCGCCTAGGTACAGAGTTGGTGCATTACTCGAGTGGGGCATATCACCTACCCAATGCCGGTATGAATATGCATATGTTTACTGCCGGGCTGCGCTATCAGCCACCGCGCAACCCTCCGCTTGATCGCCCTGCCAAATCGAGCACTGATTTAAGTAAATCAAGCCCTTGGTTTGTACACACTGCCGCCATCGGCAGCGCTGTGTCGCGTACCGCTGGAGACCCCAAACGCTACGCTATTTTCAACCTGATGATTGGGGCTGGCAAACAACTGGGGCAACGTAGCTTGCTCACTACCGGCGTAGAATACTCACACAGTCAGTTGCACTATGCCGAGATGAACGCCCGCTATAACATCGGGGCTATCGAACAGTTATCGGATTTCAGGCGGGTGGCCTTGTTTGTCTCACACGATTGGCTGGTGGGGCCTTGGGCTCTCTACACTCAAGTTGGCTGGTATGTCTACCATCCTTTTGATGCGATAGACACGGCTTTGTACCAACGATTGGCTATCCGCTATTATCCCCCCAAAACAGGCTACCGATGGTTTGGGCACTTTGGTATCAAAACACACTATGGCGCCGCCGAAGCGATTGAGCTAGGGCTGGGATACCATTGGAAGAAGAGGTAG
- a CDS encoding tetratricopeptide repeat protein: MLWFWAGVLPKAWAQDAQGYYQEALSAYENRQLEVALQQLNQALAADTAFAPAYARRGLLYYEWSDYPAAISDYNQALSLAPEAETYYQRASAYTQLGQYTIALADLDQALAIAPKATYLVLKGVLLEQTNKLKQADQAYTAALALDETYTLAYYNRALLYFEQYNKPKASLIDLNQALALVPDYADALLLRAGIYLDQKKWTDALADYDKVLTKDHQNAQAYLGKGYAYWGQKSPLQACQAWQKAAALGSLDAQEALQTYCP; the protein is encoded by the coding sequence ATGCTATGGTTCTGGGCTGGGGTTTTGCCCAAGGCTTGGGCCCAAGATGCCCAAGGCTACTACCAAGAAGCTCTCAGCGCTTACGAAAATCGGCAGTTGGAAGTTGCCCTACAGCAGCTCAATCAGGCACTAGCTGCCGATACCGCATTTGCCCCTGCTTATGCGCGTAGGGGGCTGTTGTATTATGAGTGGTCAGATTATCCGGCGGCCATCAGCGACTACAACCAAGCCCTGAGCCTAGCGCCTGAGGCCGAAACCTACTACCAGCGTGCAAGCGCCTATACACAGTTGGGGCAATACACCATAGCCCTTGCAGACCTTGACCAAGCCTTGGCGATTGCCCCCAAAGCGACATATCTTGTGTTGAAAGGGGTTTTGTTGGAGCAGACTAACAAACTCAAACAAGCAGACCAAGCCTATACTGCGGCCTTGGCATTGGACGAAACCTACACCTTGGCCTATTATAACCGGGCGCTGCTGTATTTTGAGCAATACAACAAACCTAAGGCATCACTGATTGACCTCAATCAAGCCCTTGCCCTAGTTCCTGATTATGCGGATGCGCTACTGCTGCGGGCAGGAATTTATCTTGACCAAAAAAAATGGACAGATGCGCTGGCTGATTATGACAAGGTATTGACCAAAGACCACCAAAATGCACAAGCATATTTAGGGAAAGGCTATGCTTATTGGGGGCAGAAATCCCCCCTACAGGCCTGCCAAGCTTGGCAAAAAGCCGCCGCTTTGGGTAGCCTAGATGCCCAAGAGGCTTTACAAACCTATTGCCCCTGA
- a CDS encoding LEA type 2 family protein, whose product MKRLLLFLSLLSLSACYQYPEVVAIDSVKVLDVKNDSIFLEVQIEVYNPNKFTVSLNNIDTDIEIKKLKLGHSVSKGKLALSPEQNTATTLMTSLSLKDAAHIYPEIIDKDSILVGLTGNYQWQTWFGAYNFSYTQQNYMSPKRLTAQTMKQVLLDTKLGIKNYKSQLGTEQIYFNILLQIENPYSFDLGLDEVNVDINIPNTDTKLTQWRLPQGRIIKSRETALVSVKVFIESKNLVLILPKLYLDGKPTLAAEGMCKVNIEGETFELPIKHHLTLPYIRLM is encoded by the coding sequence ATGAAAAGACTGCTTTTATTTTTGAGCCTGCTCAGCCTGAGCGCCTGCTACCAATATCCCGAAGTAGTAGCCATCGATTCGGTCAAGGTGTTGGATGTCAAAAACGACTCTATTTTTTTGGAGGTACAAATAGAGGTCTACAATCCGAATAAATTTACAGTGTCGCTCAATAACATTGATACTGACATCGAAATCAAGAAACTAAAACTAGGGCACTCTGTGAGCAAAGGCAAACTAGCACTCAGCCCAGAGCAAAATACAGCCACTACCTTGATGACCTCGCTGAGCCTCAAAGACGCAGCACATATCTACCCCGAAATCATTGATAAAGACAGTATCTTGGTTGGCCTCACAGGCAACTACCAATGGCAAACTTGGTTTGGAGCATACAATTTTTCTTATACCCAACAAAACTATATGAGTCCGAAGCGGCTGACAGCCCAAACAATGAAGCAGGTACTCTTAGATACAAAGCTGGGCATCAAAAACTACAAATCGCAGCTGGGTACAGAGCAGATTTATTTCAACATCTTACTCCAAATCGAAAACCCCTATTCTTTTGACCTAGGCCTTGATGAGGTCAATGTAGACATCAACATTCCCAACACTGATACGAAGCTGACTCAGTGGCGTTTGCCACAGGGGCGTATTATCAAATCGCGTGAAACCGCCTTGGTATCCGTAAAAGTCTTTATTGAAAGCAAAAACTTGGTTTTGATTTTACCCAAGCTATACCTTGATGGTAAGCCCACGCTCGCCGCCGAGGGGATGTGCAAGGTCAATATTGAAGGAGAAACATTTGAGCTGCCTATCAAACATCACCTGACCTTGCCATACATTCGATTGATGTAA
- a CDS encoding ABC transporter permease: MTFFTNPTTGITGWLRPYYQFRKTYSPWLLVLLALGVLCLVPVGMIAYHLLLGSKSAVWQHIYENLLWGYIAQSSVLLLGTALLSLLWAVPTAWWVSVYDFPGRRAFEWMLILPLAIPPYLAAYAYAGIFDYTGALYTGLRSLGVASRWIQVMNLYGAIFVMSAVLFPYVYLAARTAFLLQSRNLLEAGKSLGVSGFRLFWRVALPSARPAMAGGLLLVLMEVLNDYGTVKYYGVSAFTTGIFRAWFALEDLQSALNLSAWLMLFVIAIIALERYQRNKARYSSNVAARPLLRSRLTGWWRWLIPALCMLPLAAGFLLPMAQLGHWAWIAGAKVWNEDFGRILWNSFALAVLAALVCVFVTVLLVYAAHTSKHLWAKGLAQLAVLGYAVPGAVIAVGIMSWVIGLDKWLIAVAARYFDWQIGLLLSGSWLLLVYAYMVRYLAVSYNFIEAGFQRIALGLDEAAQALRIGSGLRLWLIHIPLLRNALLGGGLLVFVDVLKELPLTLILRPFNFHTLATRAYQYASDELITQCGLPAVIIVLTGVLPIFLINRLLKANI, from the coding sequence ATGACATTTTTTACCAATCCTACCACCGGCATTACCGGTTGGCTACGTCCTTATTACCAATTTCGCAAAACCTACAGCCCTTGGCTTTTGGTGCTTTTGGCTTTGGGTGTGCTTTGCTTGGTTCCGGTGGGGATGATTGCCTATCATCTGCTCTTGGGCAGTAAGTCAGCCGTTTGGCAGCATATTTATGAAAACCTGCTTTGGGGCTATATAGCCCAGTCTTCGGTTTTGCTCTTGGGCACGGCCTTGCTGTCTTTGTTGTGGGCTGTCCCCACGGCTTGGTGGGTAAGCGTGTATGATTTTCCGGGACGGCGCGCCTTTGAGTGGATGCTTATTCTACCGCTGGCCATTCCGCCATATTTGGCAGCCTATGCCTATGCTGGTATTTTTGACTATACCGGAGCGCTGTATACAGGGCTAAGGAGCTTGGGGGTAGCATCTCGTTGGATACAGGTGATGAATCTCTATGGGGCAATATTTGTGATGTCGGCGGTGTTGTTTCCTTATGTGTACTTGGCTGCCCGAACGGCCTTCTTGTTACAATCGCGCAACCTCCTAGAGGCAGGCAAGAGTTTAGGTGTATCAGGCTTTCGCCTGTTTTGGCGGGTGGCCTTGCCCTCGGCGCGCCCGGCCATGGCGGGGGGCTTGCTGTTGGTCTTGATGGAAGTACTCAACGATTACGGAACGGTCAAATATTATGGGGTAAGCGCCTTTACTACTGGTATTTTTAGGGCTTGGTTTGCGCTCGAAGACCTTCAGTCTGCACTCAACCTATCGGCGTGGTTGATGCTCTTCGTGATAGCCATTATCGCCTTGGAGCGATACCAACGCAATAAAGCACGCTACAGCAGCAATGTGGCTGCACGCCCTTTGTTGCGCAGCCGCCTAACGGGCTGGTGGCGATGGCTGATTCCGGCGCTGTGTATGCTGCCACTGGCCGCAGGATTTTTGTTGCCAATGGCTCAATTGGGGCACTGGGCTTGGATTGCCGGCGCCAAAGTTTGGAACGAAGACTTCGGGCGTATCCTCTGGAATAGCTTCGCATTGGCCGTGTTGGCTGCGCTGGTTTGTGTATTCGTAACAGTCTTGTTGGTCTATGCGGCACATACGAGCAAACACCTCTGGGCCAAGGGTTTGGCTCAGTTAGCAGTATTGGGTTATGCTGTGCCGGGGGCAGTGATAGCTGTCGGCATTATGAGTTGGGTCATCGGCCTAGACAAATGGCTCATAGCTGTGGCTGCGCGTTATTTCGATTGGCAAATAGGGCTGTTGCTTTCCGGCTCTTGGCTCTTGTTGGTCTATGCGTATATGGTACGTTATTTGGCTGTATCATACAACTTCATCGAGGCAGGCTTTCAGCGCATTGCTTTGGGGTTGGATGAGGCCGCACAGGCCTTGCGTATAGGCTCTGGCCTGCGTTTGTGGTTGATTCATATTCCTTTGTTGCGCAATGCCTTATTGGGTGGGGGGCTGTTGGTGTTTGTGGATGTACTCAAAGAACTGCCCCTGACCTTGATTTTGCGACCCTTCAACTTCCACACACTGGCTACAAGAGCCTATCAGTATGCCTCCGATGAGCTGATTACGCAGTGTGGGCTTCCGGCAGTAATCATTGTCTTGACGGGAGTGCTGCCTATTTTTCTAATCAACCGGTTGCTGAAGGCCAACATCTAG